Proteins from a single region of Tepidimicrobium xylanilyticum:
- a CDS encoding LCP family protein, with protein sequence MKTFWKVFIVSFFFFIFAILLGSYSYIKSSGQKFIISIGAGEYAKEEKAQEEKDIQVKTYASLSEAFKDDSRLNVILLGMEDIRTDTIIFATFDLNTKKLDAISIPRDTYIHRKGHDRGEDRKINAIFGEHGIDGVKKAVSHILEGVPIHHYIILDYEGVENIIDSIGGVEVVVPFHMKYEDPTANPPLSIDIKEGKQILDGKKALGFLRYRKGNDNKSGYIDGDLGRIKAQQQFLKSLADKVLSYRLPLVVKNALEYVETDIRLWEALSYSRKALGIKPEDITFSTLPGKAELKRIQGRILSYFIFEPEEVKRRLEDIYNVNKESSQNP encoded by the coding sequence GTGAAAACTTTTTGGAAAGTCTTTATTGTGTCCTTCTTTTTTTTCATATTTGCAATTTTATTAGGCTCTTATTCCTATATCAAATCCAGTGGACAAAAATTTATAATTAGCATAGGGGCTGGAGAATATGCAAAAGAAGAAAAAGCTCAAGAAGAAAAGGATATTCAGGTAAAAACTTATGCATCACTTTCTGAAGCCTTTAAAGATGATAGCAGATTGAATGTGATTCTATTGGGGATGGAAGACATTAGGACTGATACCATAATCTTTGCAACTTTTGATTTAAATACTAAGAAGCTGGATGCTATCTCTATTCCTAGGGATACCTATATACATAGAAAGGGGCACGACAGAGGGGAAGATAGAAAGATTAATGCAATTTTTGGGGAACATGGAATCGATGGAGTTAAAAAGGCAGTATCTCACATATTAGAAGGGGTACCGATCCATCATTATATTATATTAGATTATGAAGGAGTGGAGAATATCATCGATTCTATTGGCGGGGTTGAAGTGGTGGTACCTTTCCACATGAAATATGAGGATCCAACTGCTAATCCGCCTTTAAGTATTGATATAAAAGAAGGAAAGCAGATTTTGGATGGAAAGAAAGCTTTGGGTTTTTTAAGGTATAGGAAAGGGAATGACAATAAAAGCGGTTATATAGATGGGGATTTAGGGAGAATTAAGGCTCAGCAACAGTTTCTTAAATCTTTGGCAGATAAGGTTTTATCCTATAGATTGCCTTTAGTGGTAAAGAATGCATTAGAATACGTTGAAACGGATATTAGACTTTGGGAGGCTCTCTCTTATTCAAGGAAGGCTTTAGGAATTAAACCAGAGGATATAACGTTTTCGACTTTGCCAGGAAAAGCAGAGTTAAAAAGAATTCAAGGGAGGATACTGTCATATTTTATTTTCGAACCTGAGGAAGTGAAGAGGAGATTGGAGGATATTTACAATGTAAATAAGGAATCCTCACAAAATCCTTAA
- the murC gene encoding UDP-N-acetylmuramate--L-alanine ligase gives MFEFCIEDHKYSHIHFIGIGGISMSGLAEILLAEGYKVSGSDMNKGYILERLKNLGANIYIGHNKSHVEKADLVVYTDAISKDNEELEESLKNNIPMVDRATFLGALMKNYENSIAVSGTHGKTTTTGMIATILNRSLLKPTILLGGQLNEIGGNVKLGSKKYLVTEACEYKGNITKYFPTIAIILNMEEEHLDYFENIDHIVNTFVQYGQNIQPHGHLIINADDPNAHKVIENTKAKVITFGLNNKADLTAENISFSSEGYPRFMLNIGSESLYPVELSIMGVHNVYNALASIATGYVLGLPIDTIINSINDYKGTNRRLELKGIINGIKIIDDYAHHPTEIKASLKALRNSTKNKIWCIFQPHTYSRTKLLLENFAQSFSEADKVIIPDIYAAREQDNGLIHSTHLVDALLKNGIDAKYISSFEDIENYIINNAEKGDVVVTMGAGNIYSIGDSLLEHNKKEAI, from the coding sequence ATGTTTGAATTTTGCATAGAGGACCATAAATATTCTCACATCCATTTTATAGGAATTGGTGGGATTAGCATGAGTGGTCTAGCAGAAATACTGTTGGCTGAAGGCTATAAAGTATCTGGTTCAGATATGAATAAAGGTTATATATTAGAAAGGTTAAAGAACTTAGGTGCTAATATATACATAGGTCATAATAAAAGTCACGTAGAAAAAGCAGATTTAGTGGTTTATACTGATGCAATTTCTAAGGATAACGAGGAACTGGAGGAATCCCTAAAAAATAATATACCTATGGTTGATAGGGCTACCTTTCTTGGGGCTCTAATGAAAAACTATGAAAACTCAATTGCTGTATCTGGAACCCATGGAAAAACCACCACTACTGGTATGATAGCAACTATTTTAAACCGTTCTCTTTTAAAGCCCACAATTTTACTAGGTGGTCAATTAAACGAAATAGGCGGCAATGTAAAATTAGGATCAAAAAAATACCTTGTAACGGAAGCTTGCGAATACAAAGGCAATATTACAAAGTATTTTCCTACTATAGCCATTATACTGAATATGGAAGAAGAACACTTAGATTATTTTGAAAACATAGATCATATAGTAAATACATTTGTTCAATATGGACAGAATATTCAACCTCATGGCCATTTAATAATAAATGCCGATGACCCTAATGCTCATAAGGTTATAGAAAATACTAAAGCAAAAGTAATTACCTTTGGATTAAATAATAAAGCTGATTTGACCGCTGAAAATATCTCCTTTTCATCAGAAGGCTATCCTAGATTCATGCTTAACATAGGCAGTGAGTCTTTATATCCAGTGGAATTAAGTATAATGGGAGTTCATAATGTATATAATGCCTTAGCCAGCATAGCTACTGGTTATGTTTTGGGATTACCTATTGATACCATAATCAATTCAATAAATGACTATAAGGGGACTAATAGACGCTTAGAGTTAAAAGGAATTATAAACGGCATCAAGATAATAGACGATTACGCTCATCACCCAACTGAAATTAAAGCTTCTTTAAAAGCTTTAAGAAATTCAACAAAAAATAAAATTTGGTGCATATTCCAACCTCACACCTATTCAAGAACTAAATTATTACTAGAAAACTTTGCCCAGTCCTTCTCCGAAGCTGACAAGGTAATAATACCCGATATATACGCAGCTAGGGAACAGGATAATGGCCTCATCCATTCTACCCATTTAGTAGATGCCCTATTAAAAAATGGAATAGATGCTAAATACATTTCTTCCTTTGAGGATATTGAAAATTACATCATTAATAATGCGGAAAAAGGAGATGTGGTCGTCACCATGGGTGCAGGAAATATATATTCCATTGGCGACTCCCTCCTTGAACACAATAAAAAAGAAGCCATATAG
- the spoVG gene encoding septation regulator SpoVG, protein MKVTDVRIRKITEEGKMKAIVSVTFDEEFVVHDIKIIEGQNGLFVAMPSRKMPDGEFRDIAHPINAETRQKIQSAIFEEYEKVLIAE, encoded by the coding sequence GTGAAGGTAACTGACGTAAGAATTAGAAAAATTACAGAGGAAGGAAAGATGAAAGCAATTGTATCAGTAACTTTTGACGAAGAGTTTGTTGTGCATGATATTAAAATAATTGAAGGGCAAAATGGGTTATTTGTAGCTATGCCAAGCAGGAAGATGCCTGATGGTGAATTTAGAGATATAGCTCATCCTATCAATGCGGAAACTAGGCAAAAAATTCAAAGTGCAATTTTTGAAGAATATGAAAAGGTGTTGATAGCTGAGTAA
- the glmU gene encoding bifunctional UDP-N-acetylglucosamine diphosphorylase/glucosamine-1-phosphate N-acetyltransferase GlmU, whose amino-acid sequence MNISIILAAGEGTRMKSKIPKVLHKICGKPMLEYVLRASKNANIEKNYVIVGHMGDKVKEEFNEWDVVFKTQPIGEEYPYGTGYAVMQAIDYIEDHSNVVILYGDTPLITGETIKKLIDYHENNGYDGTVLTAHLEDPTGYGRIVRDSKGQILKIVEHKDATEEELKIKEINSGIYCFKGEKLKRALNNITNDNAQGEYYITDVITILKEEGSRVGAYAIEDSNEIHGINSRVQLSFSERIMRERINKEHMEKGVTIINPQNTYIEPDVIIGNDSIIYPGTVITGKSIIGEDCIIGENCRIEDSKIGNGVQIYSSTITESTVGDECKIGPYAHLRPNSHLGNKIKIGNFVEVKNSTIGDNSKAGHLAYIGDADVGKNVNIGCGVVFVNYNGRSKFRSLVEDNAFIGSNTNLVAPVIVRKWGYVAAGSTITEEVGEGCLSIARARQINKDGWVERKGLKRE is encoded by the coding sequence ATGAATATATCAATTATATTAGCAGCAGGAGAAGGTACAAGGATGAAATCGAAAATTCCTAAGGTGTTACATAAGATATGTGGGAAACCCATGTTGGAATATGTATTAAGGGCTAGTAAAAATGCTAATATAGAGAAGAACTATGTAATAGTAGGCCATATGGGAGATAAGGTCAAGGAGGAGTTTAATGAGTGGGATGTGGTTTTTAAGACCCAGCCTATTGGAGAAGAATATCCTTATGGCACTGGTTATGCAGTTATGCAGGCTATTGATTATATTGAAGATCATAGCAATGTGGTTATTCTTTATGGTGATACCCCTCTTATAACAGGAGAAACTATTAAGAAGCTTATTGATTACCATGAAAATAATGGTTACGATGGCACAGTTTTAACTGCTCACTTGGAAGATCCAACTGGTTATGGTAGAATTGTTAGGGACTCAAAAGGTCAAATATTAAAAATTGTAGAGCATAAAGATGCAACGGAAGAAGAGTTAAAAATTAAAGAGATCAATTCGGGTATATATTGTTTTAAAGGAGAAAAGCTTAAAAGAGCCTTAAACAATATTACAAATGATAATGCTCAAGGTGAATATTATATTACCGATGTGATAACAATTTTAAAGGAAGAGGGGAGCAGAGTTGGTGCCTATGCAATAGAGGATTCTAACGAAATCCATGGCATTAATTCAAGAGTGCAATTATCCTTCAGTGAGAGGATTATGAGAGAAAGAATTAATAAAGAACATATGGAAAAGGGAGTAACCATAATAAACCCACAAAATACCTATATAGAACCCGATGTTATTATTGGAAACGATAGTATAATATATCCGGGAACCGTAATTACTGGGAAGTCTATAATAGGAGAAGATTGCATTATAGGTGAAAATTGTAGAATTGAGGATAGTAAGATTGGCAATGGCGTGCAAATATATTCATCTACAATTACTGAAAGTACCGTAGGCGATGAATGTAAGATTGGACCCTATGCTCATTTGAGGCCAAATAGCCATTTAGGAAATAAGATAAAAATTGGGAATTTTGTAGAAGTAAAGAATTCTACCATTGGAGATAATTCTAAAGCAGGGCATTTGGCCTATATAGGAGATGCAGATGTCGGTAAAAATGTAAACATTGGTTGTGGTGTGGTGTTTGTTAATTATAATGGCCGTTCTAAATTTAGGTCTTTAGTTGAAGACAATGCATTTATTGGAAGTAATACTAATTTAGTAGCTCCTGTAATTGTGAGAAAATGGGGTTATGTTGCAGCAGGCTCTACTATTACTGAAGAAGTTGGAGAAGGTTGCCTTTCCATTGCAAGGGCAAGGCAGATAAACAAAGATGGATGGGTGGAAAGAAAAGGTTTAAAGAGAGAATAA